A window from Listeria seeligeri serovar 1/2b str. SLCC3954 encodes these proteins:
- a CDS encoding YlmH family RNA-binding protein, whose product MDGIYQHFREEEYAFIDKILGITMRVENEYTPQLTDFLDPRQRYITETVIGGYDQIKVQFFGGVAHAERRRALIYPDYYTPTEVDFEIALFHIRYPVKFTTLTHQKILGTLMSLGMKRDIFGDILNNGTEWQLLVESTMRDYLTLQLEKIGKVNVMLEETDLSEATFTPTVWEESGLTVSSMRLDVIISNAHHISRQKAKQLVVAGLVKVNWKTVENPDFECEQEDVLSVRGYGRVKIIQTGGRTKKDKIRIEIGYLK is encoded by the coding sequence TACGCTTTTATTGATAAGATTTTAGGAATTACTATGCGCGTAGAAAATGAATATACACCACAGTTAACCGATTTTTTGGATCCTAGACAACGCTATATTACTGAAACCGTTATTGGTGGTTATGACCAAATTAAAGTACAGTTTTTTGGCGGAGTTGCTCACGCAGAACGTAGACGAGCGCTCATTTATCCAGATTACTATACGCCAACAGAAGTTGATTTTGAGATTGCGTTATTTCACATTCGGTATCCAGTGAAATTCACGACGTTAACACATCAGAAAATTCTTGGGACACTGATGTCGCTAGGAATGAAACGAGATATTTTTGGTGATATTTTAAATAATGGAACGGAATGGCAATTGCTAGTTGAAAGTACGATGAGAGATTATTTGACGCTGCAATTAGAAAAAATCGGTAAGGTCAATGTGATGTTAGAAGAAACGGACTTATCTGAAGCTACCTTTACGCCTACAGTTTGGGAAGAATCAGGATTAACAGTTTCGAGCATGCGGCTGGATGTAATCATTAGTAATGCCCACCATATTTCAAGGCAAAAAGCGAAACAATTAGTAGTAGCAGGGCTGGTTAAAGTGAACTGGAAAACAGTGGAAAATCCAGACTTCGAATGTGAGCAAGAGGATGTACTTTCGGTGCGCGGTTATGGTCGTGTGAAGATTATCCAAACCGGTGGACGAACGAAAAAAGATAAAATTAGAATTGAAATTGGCTATTTAAAGTGA
- the nadA gene encoding quinolinate synthase NadA → MNLLETIENDTMPTRYKLMSKDEMTKRVFEIKQQLGKDLFIPCHHYQKDEVVPFADAIGDSLQLAQIAASNKKATHIVFCGVHFMAETADMLTTNEQIVTLPDMRAGCSMADMADIHQLTNAWPKLQELFGDTILPVTYINSTAAIKSFVGEYGGTTVTSSNATKIVSWALEQKERIFFLPDQHLGRNTAFELGIPLEAMAIWDPIKNRLEYDGDLADCKVILWKGYCSVHQHFTVKNIENIRKNSPNMRIIVHPECTHEVVSLADDSGSTKKIVTEISNAAPGTEWAIGTEANLVGRIIQENPDKKIVSLNPFMCPCMTMNRIDLPHLLWTLEAIQNGEQRNQIKVDEQTTEFALKALERMLQLS, encoded by the coding sequence TTGAACTTACTAGAGACTATCGAAAATGATACAATGCCCACGCGATACAAATTAATGTCAAAAGACGAAATGACTAAGCGCGTTTTTGAAATAAAACAACAACTTGGAAAAGATCTTTTTATTCCATGCCATCATTATCAAAAAGATGAAGTCGTCCCATTTGCTGATGCAATAGGTGATTCTCTACAATTAGCGCAAATCGCTGCTAGTAATAAAAAAGCCACGCACATCGTTTTTTGTGGCGTTCATTTCATGGCGGAAACAGCTGATATGCTTACTACCAATGAACAAATTGTTACTTTACCTGATATGCGCGCGGGCTGTTCGATGGCTGATATGGCTGATATTCACCAATTAACAAACGCATGGCCAAAACTTCAAGAGCTTTTTGGCGATACCATTCTTCCTGTAACATATATTAATTCCACTGCGGCTATTAAATCATTTGTTGGCGAATATGGTGGGACAACCGTCACTTCCAGCAATGCCACCAAAATTGTCTCCTGGGCATTAGAGCAAAAAGAACGGATTTTCTTTCTTCCAGATCAACACCTTGGTCGCAATACGGCTTTTGAACTCGGTATTCCACTTGAAGCAATGGCGATTTGGGACCCAATAAAAAACCGCTTAGAGTACGATGGTGATTTGGCCGATTGTAAAGTAATTCTTTGGAAAGGTTATTGTTCTGTTCATCAACATTTCACCGTTAAAAATATCGAAAACATCCGCAAAAATTCGCCCAATATGCGTATCATCGTTCATCCTGAATGTACTCATGAAGTCGTTTCTTTAGCAGATGACTCCGGGTCCACGAAAAAAATCGTGACGGAAATAAGTAACGCTGCTCCCGGCACGGAATGGGCAATTGGTACAGAAGCAAACCTTGTTGGACGAATTATTCAAGAAAACCCCGATAAAAAAATTGTTTCCTTGAATCCATTTATGTGCCCTTGTATGACCATGAATCGAATTGATTTACCTCACTTACTTTGGACACTTGAAGCCATTCAAAACGGCGAACAAAGAAACCAAATTAAAGTCGACGAGCAAACAACCGAATTTGCCTTAAAAGCACTAGAAAGAATGCTCCAACTTAGTTAA